AAGTTAACGATGAATTCTGAACTAACACCAATGTATTTTTTAATGTCATTATTTAGATCATTTGCATCGGCAAATAAGTTTCTAGATAATGAGTCATAATATGGTTTTTCATCTATGTAGTAACGCTCTGTGATACTTTTTGCATTATATGCATCAATATCATCAATCGCTTCTTTGGGTTTTGTACCATTTTGAATTCTTGTGTTACCACCTGATGTTGAACCTGGGAATGATGGTGTTCTCCCTCCATCATCTACATCAACATTACCTTCTTTTGGTTTATTACCTTCAGTTGGTGGTTGTTGTGGGTTTGTTACAGGTGGTTTTTCAGGTTGAGTTTTATTATCATTTTCTTTTTTATCTTTGTTTTCTGTATCATCTTTTGGTTTTTCTTTTTCAGGTTCATCCTTTTTAATATTTACAAATGATGGATGTAAACATGAAACAGTAGAAAATGGAATTAATAATGAAACTGCACCTAATATAATGTTTTTAAATTTTCTCATGATTAATCAATCTTAAGATCGTTTACTGAACCAATGTATAAGAATTTGTATGGTGGAACATCAATAAATTCATCATTAACAATTCTTTCAACTGATTCAACTGTGTCTTCTAATGGTACAAAAACTCCTTTTTCTTGTGTAAAGTGTTCTGTTGTGTGGAAGTATTGTGAGAAGAAGTTTTGAAGTTGTAAAGCTTTTTTAACAACATTTTTAGATTCATCATCTAATTCATCAACCCCAAGGATTAAGATAACATCTTCAAGTTCTTTGTGTCTTTGAAGAATCTTTTTAACTTGTAGGATTGCATTATAGTGACGTTCACCAATGATCTTTGGATCAACAGTTGATGAAGAAGATGCAAGTGGATCAAAAGCAGGATAAATATTTTTAGCTGTAATTTCACGAGATAAAACAAGTGATGAGTTTAAGTGGTTAAATACTGCAACAGCAGATGGATCTGATAAATCATCCATTGGTAAGAAAACTGTTTGGAATGATGTAATTGAACCATTTTCATTACTGAATAAACGGTTTTCAATTGCAGAAATATCTGTGTTTAAAGTTGCTTGATATCCACCAAGAGATGGTTTTTTATCGAGTGAAGCAGAAATCTCATTTCCAGCTTGAAGGAAACGGAAAATGTTATCGATGAATAAAAGAACATTTTCTTTTTCTTTATCTCTTAAGTACTCAGCTGCAGTAATTCCAACAGGAACAATACTCATTCTAGCTCCAGCACTTTCATTCATTTTTGAAATGTACATAATTGAATCTTTCATTAAGTTAGAAACTTTAAGATCATTATATAATTCAACCCCTTCACGAGAACGTTCTCCAGCACCAATGAAGATTGATGATGTTTTCTTTTCACGTTTTGATAAGTTGAAGATCATTTCTTTCATAACCACAGTTTTTCCAACTCCGGCTCCACCAAAAATCCCAACTTTTGAACCTTTAAGAATTGGAATAAAGAAGTCAATTGCTTTAATTCCTGTTTGCATAAGAACTGGTTCAGAAGAGTAATCTGTATTTTGAATAATCGTTGAATCCATTTCAACCTTAATTTGTGGGTGAGTTGGATTGTTTAATGAAGTTCCCATAACATCAAAAATGTTATTTTTAGCTGCTTGACCAATTGGAACCATAAATGATGAACCAGTATCAAAAACGATTTGATCAATTGCGATTTTTTCTGTTGAAGCAATGATGATTGCATAAACAGTTCTTTCATCAACAATCTTTTTAACTAGGAATTTTGAATCTTTTGTTTCAGAAATTAAAACGTTATTCATTTTTGGTAATGATTTTGAATCGAAGTTAATTTCTACAACATCAGTTCAAATTTTAGTAATTCTACCTGTTCCGTTCATTATTTTTCCTCCGTAATGTAGTCTAAGTATTTAAGTTCGTCAGCGCTAAATGGAACGAATTTTGAGTTATCTTTAATTTTTCAATCTAAACCTTTGTATGTCGCATATTGTTTTAATGCAAATCCAAAGAAATCTTTAACTAATTCATCATCTGTATTTGTTTGTGTTGTTAAACGTTTAAATAAAGATTGAGCAAGTTCATTTTTCTCAATTAAAACATTAATGAATTTTAATGCTAATTGAATGTTATCTACACCTTTAAGTAATCCTCATGCGATTAATTTTGAAGTCATGAACATAACTTCTTCAGTGTATACTGAGATACCTTTTTGAATAAACATGTTTTCAACAATGGCACCATTATTAATTAATTCACTAATTTCATCATTTAAGTCATATTTAAGTGATGAAAGTTTCATTTGACGTCTATATAATTTATAAATTTTTGCAATTTCACCAGCAACTTTTGAAATGAATGGTTTTTGAACTGAACCACCAATACGTGAAACTGATAAATCGATATCGATTGCAGGGATTTTACCTGATGCAAAAAGTTCTGAGTTTGTAACAATTTGACCATCTGTAATAGAAATATCGTTTGATGATACTAATGAAGTCATATCATTTTCAACTGTTTGTAAGATTGGTAAAGCTGTAATTGATTTTCTTCCAACAAATTTACCACTACGTTCAAGGAGTTTTGAGTGAGCAAAGAACATGTCTCCTGGGAACGCTTCTTTTCCAACTGGTTTATTTGTTAATAATGCAATTTCACGATAAATGTTTGCGTGTGCTGATAAATCATCAAAAATAATTAATACATCATATAAATGTGAAAGGTTTTCTGCATGTGCCATACCAATGTATGGTGCTAAATATTGATCAAAAGGTTTATCTGATGGAGCATTAATAATCATTGTGTAATCTAATGCACCATTATCTTGTAAGGTTTTATAAACATTTGCAACTTGTGAGTGTTGTTGTCCAATTGCTACATAAATACATTTTACATTTTTACCTTTTTGGTTAATGATTGTATTTAATGCAATATGAGTTTTACCTGTTTTTCTATCACCGATAATTAATTCACGTTGACCTTTACCAATTGGAACAAGTAAGTCAATAGAAATGTATCCTGTGCTTAATTGTTCTTCAAGTGGTAAGTAGTCTAATAATGCATTTGGTTTATTAAATGCTTGTGATTCGTATGATAAGAATGTATCAC
The nucleotide sequence above comes from Mycoplasma sp. Pen4. Encoded proteins:
- a CDS encoding MSC_0618 family F1-like ATPase beta subunit — translated: MNGTGRITKIWTDVVEINFDSKSLPKMNNVLISETKDSKFLVKKIVDERTVYAIIIASTEKIAIDQIVFDTGSSFMVPIGQAAKNNIFDVMGTSLNNPTHPQIKVEMDSTIIQNTDYSSEPVLMQTGIKAIDFFIPILKGSKVGIFGGAGVGKTVVMKEMIFNLSKREKKTSSIFIGAGERSREGVELYNDLKVSNLMKDSIMYISKMNESAGARMSIVPVGITAAEYLRDKEKENVLLFIDNIFRFLQAGNEISASLDKKPSLGGYQATLNTDISAIENRLFSNENGSITSFQTVFLPMDDLSDPSAVAVFNHLNSSLVLSREITAKNIYPAFDPLASSSSTVDPKIIGERHYNAILQVKKILQRHKELEDVILILGVDELDDESKNVVKKALQLQNFFSQYFHTTEHFTQEKGVFVPLEDTVESVERIVNDEFIDVPPYKFLYIGSVNDLKID
- a CDS encoding MSC_0619 family F1-like ATPase alpha subunit, whose product is MPITKKPKITAIFDYVVEISGEFDYHLNQLFKIENEDKKDLQLLLISASTNKAYCLTDGGIGEFLVGTEVTPINDKQIVKTSNAFFRKIIDINNKILFPQRHVATSDTFLSYESQAFNKPNALLDYLPLEEQLSTGYISIDLLVPIGKGQRELIIGDRKTGKTHIALNTIINQKGKNVKCIYVAIGQQHSQVANVYKTLQDNGALDYTMIINAPSDKPFDQYLAPYIGMAHAENLSHLYDVLIIFDDLSAHANIYREIALLTNKPVGKEAFPGDMFFAHSKLLERSGKFVGRKSITALPILQTVENDMTSLVSSNDISITDGQIVTNSELFASGKIPAIDIDLSVSRIGGSVQKPFISKVAGEIAKIYKLYRRQMKLSSLKYDLNDEISELINNGAIVENMFIQKGISVYTEEVMFMTSKLIAWGLLKGVDNIQLALKFINVLIEKNELAQSLFKRLTTQTNTDDELVKDFFGFALKQYATYKGLDWKIKDNSKFVPFSADELKYLDYITEEK